One window of the Enterobacter huaxiensis genome contains the following:
- the otsA gene encoding alpha,alpha-trehalose-phosphate synthase, with amino-acid sequence MGRLIVVSNRIAPPDDKKASAGGLAVGVLGALKAAGGLWFGWSGDIREDEQPLNKVTQGNITWASFALSEKDYDEYYSEFSNAVLWPAFHYRLDLVKFQRESFEGYMRVNALLADKLLPLIEEDDILWIHDYHLLPFARELRKRGVNNRIGFFLHIPFPTPEIFNALPPHEELLEALADYDLLGFQTENDRLAFLDSVSSKTRLVTHGGKSHTAWGKAFHTEVYPIGIEPDEIAEEAAGPLPPKLAQLKNELKDVKNIFSVERLDYSKGLPERFLAYETLLDKYSQHHGKIRYTQIAPTSRGEVQAYQDIRHQLETEAGRINGRYGQLGWTPLFYLNQHFDRKILMKVFRYADVGLVTPLRDGMNLVAKEYVAAQDPADPGVLVLSQFAGAANELTSALIVNPYDRDDVANALNRALTMPLAERISRHSEMMETIRNNDINHWQARFIDDLREIEPQSHEGHLQKKIATFPKLA; translated from the coding sequence ATGGGTCGCTTAATCGTCGTCTCTAATCGCATTGCACCGCCGGATGATAAAAAAGCCAGCGCGGGCGGCCTGGCGGTGGGGGTATTAGGTGCCTTGAAAGCCGCCGGAGGGCTGTGGTTTGGCTGGAGCGGAGATATCCGTGAGGATGAACAGCCGCTCAATAAAGTGACCCAGGGCAACATTACCTGGGCCTCCTTCGCGCTCAGTGAGAAAGATTACGACGAATACTATTCCGAGTTTTCCAACGCGGTGCTGTGGCCTGCGTTTCACTACCGCCTCGACCTGGTTAAATTCCAGCGTGAGTCCTTCGAAGGCTATATGCGCGTCAACGCGCTGCTGGCGGATAAACTGCTGCCTTTGATCGAGGAAGACGATATTTTATGGATCCACGACTATCATCTGCTGCCGTTCGCAAGGGAGCTTAGAAAGCGTGGCGTTAATAATCGCATCGGCTTCTTCCTGCACATTCCGTTCCCGACCCCGGAGATTTTCAACGCGCTCCCGCCGCACGAAGAGCTGCTGGAGGCGCTGGCTGATTATGACCTGCTGGGGTTCCAGACGGAAAACGACAGGCTGGCATTCCTGGACAGCGTGTCGAGCAAAACGCGGCTGGTTACGCACGGCGGAAAATCCCATACGGCGTGGGGCAAAGCGTTTCATACCGAGGTGTATCCAATCGGCATCGAGCCCGACGAGATTGCCGAAGAGGCCGCAGGGCCGCTGCCGCCAAAGCTGGCGCAGCTTAAGAATGAGCTGAAGGACGTCAAAAACATCTTTTCGGTTGAACGGCTGGACTACTCGAAAGGGCTGCCGGAGCGTTTTCTGGCGTATGAGACGCTGCTGGATAAATACTCTCAGCACCACGGTAAAATTCGCTATACGCAGATAGCGCCTACTTCGCGCGGGGAAGTGCAGGCTTATCAGGATATTCGCCATCAGCTGGAAACCGAGGCGGGGCGGATAAACGGCCGCTACGGTCAGCTTGGCTGGACGCCACTTTTCTATCTGAATCAACACTTTGACCGCAAGATCCTGATGAAAGTCTTCCGCTATGCGGATGTGGGCCTGGTCACGCCGCTGCGAGACGGGATGAATCTGGTGGCGAAAGAGTATGTCGCAGCACAAGATCCTGCAGACCCGGGCGTGCTGGTGCTGTCACAATTTGCCGGCGCGGCGAATGAGCTCACCTCTGCGCTGATCGTTAACCCTTACGATCGCGATGACGTCGCAAACGCCCTTAATCGCGCGTTGACGATGCCGCTGGCGGAACGTATTTCACGTCATTCAGAGATGATGGAGACGATTCGTAACAACGATATCAACCACTGGCAGGCGCGTTTCATCGACGATTTACGCGAAATTGAACCGCAGAGTCATGAGGGCCACCTGCAAAAAAAGATCGCGACCTTCCCTAAACTGGCGTGA
- the uspC gene encoding universal stress protein UspC, which produces MSYRHLLVSVAVSPESHQLVARAVSIAKPHNARISLITLAAEPEMYNQLAAPMLEDIREVLQEETQQFLRELVEKAHYPVHQTVIATGELNEHILSMCQKQNIDLVICGNHNQSFFSRAACSAKSIVASSQVDVLLVPLGGR; this is translated from the coding sequence ATGAGTTATAGACATCTTCTTGTTTCTGTTGCTGTTTCACCGGAAAGCCATCAACTCGTGGCCAGGGCCGTCTCCATCGCAAAACCGCACAATGCCCGCATCAGCTTAATCACCCTGGCAGCCGAGCCTGAAATGTATAATCAGCTGGCAGCGCCCATGCTGGAAGATATTCGTGAGGTACTTCAGGAAGAAACTCAGCAGTTTCTGCGGGAGCTAGTGGAAAAGGCACACTACCCTGTTCATCAGACCGTTATCGCAACGGGTGAATTAAATGAACATATTCTTAGCATGTGCCAGAAGCAGAATATCGATTTGGTAATATGCGGTAATCATAACCAGAGCTTTTTTTCCCGCGCGGCCTGTTCGGCAAAATCCATTGTTGCCTCAAGCCAGGTAGACGTACTGCTCGTGCCTCTCGGGGGCCGGTAG
- the otsB gene encoding trehalose-phosphatase: MADSLTAPPVLSGNYAFFFDLDGTLAGIKPHPDEVVIPDTVLENLQQLSRMSERALALISGRSMAELDVLASPYHFPLAGVHGAERRDIHDQLHVVSLPETLIQSLHSYLTSALASLPGTELEAKGMAFALHYRRAPHHEAAIFAIARHLADSHPQLALQPGKCVVEIKPDGINKGAAIAAFMAEPPFTGRTPVFFGDDLTDEAGFTVVNQAGGISVKVGPGETIAKWRLGSVASVWQWISDVANQQQQQIAQHNGRNHYGSLNRRL; encoded by the coding sequence GTGGCTGACTCGTTAACCGCACCGCCTGTACTGTCCGGAAATTATGCTTTCTTTTTTGACCTCGACGGGACGCTCGCCGGGATAAAACCGCATCCTGACGAAGTCGTTATACCGGATACGGTGTTAGAAAATTTGCAGCAGCTCTCACGCATGAGTGAGAGAGCACTGGCATTGATTTCAGGGCGCTCAATGGCCGAGCTCGACGTGCTCGCCAGTCCTTACCACTTTCCGCTAGCCGGTGTACACGGAGCGGAGCGCCGCGATATCCATGATCAACTGCATGTTGTTTCACTTCCAGAAACATTAATTCAGTCGCTACATTCTTATCTCACTTCTGCCCTGGCGTCGCTGCCGGGTACCGAGCTGGAAGCCAAAGGTATGGCCTTTGCGCTGCACTATCGTCGGGCACCGCATCACGAAGCGGCGATCTTTGCCATTGCCCGACACCTCGCGGATTCGCACCCGCAGCTTGCGCTACAGCCGGGGAAATGCGTCGTTGAGATAAAACCCGACGGGATCAACAAAGGCGCGGCTATTGCGGCGTTTATGGCAGAACCGCCGTTCACCGGGCGGACGCCGGTATTTTTTGGGGATGACCTGACCGATGAGGCCGGGTTCACAGTAGTTAATCAGGCTGGCGGCATTTCTGTAAAAGTCGGGCCTGGAGAAACGATTGCCAAATGGCGGCTTGGAAGCGTCGCCAGCGTCTGGCAATGGATATCTGACGTCGCTAACCAGCAACAACAACAAATAGCGCAACACAACGGGAGAAATCATTATGGGTCGCTTAATCGTCGTCTCTAA